One Channa argus isolate prfri chromosome 15, Channa argus male v1.0, whole genome shotgun sequence DNA segment encodes these proteins:
- the ndufa4a gene encoding cytochrome c oxidase subunit NDUFA4L, which yields MLALVRKQLRSHPALIPLFIFIGGGATMSMMYLARLGLRNPDVCWDKNNPEPWNKLGPNDQYKFYAVNMDYSKLKKDRPDF from the exons ATGCTCGCCTTAGTCCGCAAACAGCTAAGAAGTCATCCGGCT CTTATCCCCCTCTTCATCTTCATTGGTGGTGGTGCCACAATGTCCATGATGTACCTCGCTCGTCTGGGTTTGAGAAACCCTGATGTCTG CTGGGATAAGAACAACCCAGAGCCCTGGAACAAGCTGGGCCCAAATGATCAGTACAAG ttttatgcAGTTAACATGGACTACAGCAAGCTGAAGAAGGATCGTCCTGATTTCTAA